One genomic window of Hymenobacter sp. J193 includes the following:
- a CDS encoding TldD/PmbA family protein has translation MPILSQDEAQAILKKVLSYSQADECAATLRGRTSGNIRYARNTVSTAGQSDNVSLAVESRFGKRSGTATCNQFDDATLRRCVQRAEEIARLAPEDPEYVAMLGPQQYLVPKAYAASTAAITPDVRAQAAADSITMCEARKLTAAGFLEDGASFTALRNSKGLEAYEQSTNVDFSVTVRTPDGKGSGYAVADFTDVNAFDAKALTKRAADKAAGSVNTKALEPGKYTVILEPAALVSDEGLLNRLVYALDAREADEGRSFLSKKGGGTKKGEKLFDSRVTIYSDPLNAQVPGSVFDGEGLPVKRMPWIEKGVVKNLYYSRYWAEKSKAEATAFSGNFIMEGGTQSLEELIKGTAKGILVTRLWYIRDVDPQTLLVTGLTRDGTFYIENGRIKHPIKNFRFNESPIIMLNNIEAMGKPQRLGGNLVPPLKIRDFTFTSLSDAV, from the coding sequence ATGCCCATACTTTCCCAAGACGAAGCCCAGGCCATCCTGAAAAAGGTGCTGAGCTATTCGCAGGCCGATGAGTGCGCCGCCACCCTGCGCGGGCGCACCAGCGGCAACATCCGCTACGCCCGCAACACGGTAAGCACCGCCGGCCAGTCCGATAACGTGTCGCTAGCCGTGGAGTCGCGGTTTGGCAAGCGCAGCGGCACGGCCACCTGCAACCAGTTCGACGATGCCACGCTGCGGCGTTGCGTGCAGCGGGCTGAGGAAATTGCCCGCCTCGCCCCCGAAGACCCCGAGTACGTAGCCATGCTAGGCCCGCAGCAATACCTGGTGCCTAAAGCCTACGCGGCCAGCACGGCCGCCATCACGCCCGACGTGCGCGCCCAGGCCGCCGCCGACAGCATCACCATGTGTGAGGCCCGCAAGCTCACGGCCGCGGGCTTCCTGGAAGACGGCGCCAGCTTTACGGCCCTGCGCAACAGCAAAGGCCTCGAAGCCTACGAGCAAAGCACAAACGTCGATTTTTCGGTGACGGTGCGCACCCCCGACGGTAAAGGCTCGGGCTACGCCGTGGCCGATTTCACCGACGTAAATGCCTTCGACGCCAAAGCCCTGACCAAGCGCGCTGCCGATAAGGCCGCGGGCTCGGTAAATACCAAGGCCTTGGAGCCCGGCAAGTACACCGTGATTCTGGAGCCGGCCGCCCTGGTATCGGATGAAGGCCTGCTCAACCGCCTGGTTTACGCCCTCGACGCCCGCGAGGCCGACGAAGGCCGCTCGTTCCTGAGCAAGAAAGGCGGCGGCACCAAGAAAGGCGAAAAGCTCTTCGACTCCCGCGTGACCATCTACTCCGACCCTCTCAACGCGCAGGTTCCCGGCAGCGTGTTCGATGGGGAAGGGCTGCCCGTGAAGCGCATGCCCTGGATAGAGAAAGGCGTGGTGAAAAACCTGTACTATTCCCGCTATTGGGCCGAGAAAAGCAAGGCCGAGGCTACGGCCTTTTCCGGCAACTTTATCATGGAAGGCGGCACGCAGAGCCTGGAGGAGCTGATTAAGGGCACGGCCAAAGGCATTCTGGTCACTCGCCTCTGGTACATCCGCGACGTGGACCCGCAGACCCTGCTCGTGACGGGCCTGACGCGGGACGGTACGTTCTACATCGAGAACGGCAGGATCAAGCACCCGATCAAGAACTTCCGCTTCAACGAGTCGCCTATCATCATGCTCAACAACATTGAAGCCATGGGCAAACCCCAGCGCCTCGGCGGTAACCTGGTGCCCCCGCTGAAGATTCGGGACTTCACCTTTACCAGTTTGTCGGACGCGGTGTAG
- a CDS encoding DUF6252 family protein, which produces MKQLIYLAICASVLTAACKKEELDALPKATQEGKNTAGCLIDGQAFVATGWPSGGILGPSAIPPLTGGFAFDTLFYVKLYGQYKGENATVMLFIRGRKTGTYLLNRPTLYYPQGDPQYIFNHATFSLSHSMGEVYVTDTHNTGKVDLTYLTKPVSSGTFEFTAASTLDPRKTITITHGRFDRKQ; this is translated from the coding sequence ATGAAACAGCTTATCTATCTGGCCATCTGCGCAAGTGTATTGACAGCCGCTTGCAAGAAAGAAGAATTGGACGCCTTGCCCAAGGCTACGCAGGAAGGCAAGAATACCGCCGGTTGCCTGATTGATGGCCAGGCCTTTGTGGCGACTGGCTGGCCCAGCGGTGGCATTCTTGGCCCCAGTGCTATTCCGCCGCTCACTGGCGGGTTTGCGTTTGATACGCTGTTTTATGTGAAGCTCTACGGCCAATACAAAGGCGAAAACGCTACTGTTATGCTCTTTATTCGTGGGCGCAAGACGGGCACTTATTTACTGAATCGGCCAACTCTGTATTACCCGCAAGGTGACCCTCAATATATTTTCAATCATGCCACTTTTTCATTGAGTCATAGTATGGGTGAGGTGTATGTGACAGATACACATAATACTGGCAAAGTTGATCTTACTTACTTAACTAAGCCTGTTTCATCTGGTACGTTCGAATTCACGGCTGCCAGCACTCTTGATCCTCGGAAGACGATTACCATCACGCACGGCCGCTTTGACCGCAAGCAATAG